Proteins encoded together in one Anaerotignum propionicum DSM 1682 window:
- a CDS encoding ferredoxin domain-containing protein: MKYSGEKLQLRAIETVASLMIAAAKTAPKGCGRDSMESLIIDGTDKDALAAEMRKIGEETRQPFYIRDAENVELSACVVLFGAQETYRGLPYCNYCGAGDCFGANKSGAHCAFAVGDLGIAMGSAVSVAAAHHIDNRIMFSAGKAALSLGLFSEKVFLGYGVPLSVSEKSPYYDRPAVAPASSAAAPGCNAK; the protein is encoded by the coding sequence ATGAAATACAGTGGTGAAAAGCTTCAACTAAGAGCAATTGAAACCGTAGCTTCCCTCATGATTGCAGCGGCAAAAACAGCGCCCAAGGGTTGTGGCAGAGACAGCATGGAATCCCTCATTATTGATGGAACGGATAAGGATGCCCTTGCGGCAGAAATGAGAAAAATCGGGGAGGAAACCCGTCAACCTTTTTATATAAGAGATGCAGAAAACGTAGAATTATCTGCCTGCGTTGTTCTCTTTGGGGCACAGGAAACCTATAGAGGTTTGCCTTACTGTAATTACTGTGGCGCAGGAGACTGCTTCGGTGCCAATAAAAGCGGCGCCCATTGCGCCTTTGCCGTAGGTGATTTAGGCATTGCCATGGGCTCTGCCGTATCCGTGGCGGCAGCACATCATATCGACAACAGAATTATGTTTTCCGCCGGAAAAGCAGCATTATCTTTAGGACTTTTTTCAGAAAAGGTCTTCTTAGGCTATGGTGTACCCCTTTCCGTATCAGAGAAAAGCCCTTATTACGACCGCCCTGCCGTGGCTCCTGCGTCCTCTGCGGCTGCTCCCGGCTGTAATGCAAAATAA